The proteins below come from a single Poecilia reticulata strain Guanapo linkage group LG5, Guppy_female_1.0+MT, whole genome shotgun sequence genomic window:
- the setd5 gene encoding SET domain-containing protein 5 isoform X3: MKFHVRVCVCVCVRVDLFYLMKFVCVFSPESVEASPAVNEKNYNNHSCGSAQNHGYRGLPYAMQQSSVVCCQDHNYGAPPPPTPPASPLSQTIIPRMDLNGMVRSSHYHEPRAEHSADSDSSSEEDVAVSSWCRCSPTPDGVHLKCTCRELDRRKGVEGAHRKQENVSAGESSVTESGDEEVSPSTVSYTATQHTPTSIKLTVNRVKRSKSKKRKKSTERGRGTPKPKKVKAFRQGSRKSMRMKNSTSEASVLDENTAEGWESRIRQWTDQYEEALSNQYSADIQTLLELHRSACASVSKAESGASTPPSDTQTQACVNGLDTINRTELACNNTVLGSQMQLQLGRVTRVQKHRKILRAARNLEADTLIIEYRGKVMLRQQFEVNGHFFKKPYPFVLFYSKFNDVEMCVDARTFGNDARFIRRSCTPNAEVRHMIAEGMIHLCIYAISPIAKDTEVTIGFDYEYSSCNYKVDCACHKGNQNCPVQKHNLSPMESFLNPTALALPSPAVGTETRRRKAQRKELESCLASNGTLTPDQQPEGRDLQGVSDTEEKTLTEVKPEDGEVDENGIGCSKRAPTRRRVTGAEVKDEVGDTEDRTGNPPETPSVPHSSGVGVSTRRTTYFTENPPGEDKPPAATLPALPAPPKPTRPAKPRPKSRISRYRSSSSQRARRQRQALAQQQAAAAAAAAAMSSAQAVADQGAALHDEGSQCQHGAEHSHGDGGQGAHLLDGDAQGPNSIHKGSVRYPKTKKYLVTEWLNDKVPGGEKLQQEVPVERPLRITTDPTVLATTLNMLPGLSHSSLICTAPRHYVRFGSPFTPERRRPRPLQMDGTYGCYKKRWIKQVEDESCSNSVEDGTESTSSQQSSSSRSTPNPLCSDVGAPFKKRHHKYAAETMPASSDHLLRPLSPITPPLPEDSLHPLLHPPCGSVLPNGLVYSPMPSQPTSRCNTPLQFEDISSSEASPVHRPESISPEPSLQADFDASRPPFLDLSLPSSLESPRAVTSDDFPGVASGQDSQGQSSAGGVPLNLLSCSSLDSKSREKALRTEFNLIYTCSPLNANLGNPLSTERHHSQVDGAFSPADSFHSSLSGQGLVGDMGSGSLSPFGESHYGAAYPDRSTSPHTSNPPQKKKRANQHTISLLTGQAEYQPIAVRSENKPVHNMVSLLEYRKRKQGGSSNRAGEPVARNIAPTQLDSYCSKEPHPAHSYQQMQPPSSPHSTALVPHLEEVSPPDHHRAPLKPRRQECSNQWMVPTTVERLREGQRVLRSIKMDRVYRRSDGSADAEPDAERYERRGGALAASTKSPHRYSPPLYAQQSAEVLPETDGPSFTHPTASSPFQSSSTQSFYPRFSSSHPGPSQDPQSSYCSPPPTQPASDGPPSYSSSHLKTGFLGSSSLLEGAAPGPRTQGQTKVDVGPQASRGGQQQAAVSLKMNSPGQAGQPAGSRLAGPSPHYPQQFQHPPHQGPGVRTQSGSF, encoded by the exons ATGAAATTCCATgttaga gtgtgtgtgtgtgtgtgtgtgcgcgttgACTTGTTTTACCTGAtgaagtttgtttgtgtttttagccCTGAGTCAGTTGAAGCAAGCCCTGCAGTGAATGAGAAGAActacaacaaccacagctgtggTAGTGCACAGAATCATGGGTATCGGGGACTCCCATATGCT ATGCAACAGTCTTCCGTTGTATGTTGTCAGGATCACAACTATGGCGCGCCCCCTCCCCCTACCCCACCCGCCTCTCCGCTTTCCCAAACCATCATTCCCCGCATGGACCTCAACGGCATGGTCCGCAGCTCCCATTACCACGAACCCCGGGCCGAGCACTCCGCCGACAGCGACAGTTCCTCCGAGGAGGACGTGGCAGTGAGCAGCTGGTGCCGCTGCAGCCCCACGCCAGACGGCGTGCACCTCAAATGCACCTGCAG GGAGCTGGACAGGAGGAAAGGAGTAGAGGGCGCCCACAGAAAGCAAGAGAATGTTTCAG ctggaGAGAGCAGTGTGACAGAAAGTGGTGATGAAGAGGTTTCTCCCTCCACCGTCTCCTACACGGCCACCCAGCACACCCCCACCAGCATCAAACTGACCGTCAACCGGGTCAAGAGGAGCAAATccaagaaaaggaagaaaagcacGGAGCGAGGCCGCGGAACGCCCAAGCCAAAGAAAGTCAAG GCTTTCAGACAGGGTTCCAGGAAATCCATGAGGATGAAG AACTCCACGTCCGAGGCCAGCGTGCTGGACGAGAACACGGCCGAGGGCTGGGAGAGCCGCATCCGCCAGTGGACAGACCAGTATGAGGAGGCCCTCTCCAACCAGTACAGCGCCGACATCCAGACGCTGCTGGAGCTGCACCGCTCCGCCTGCGCCTCCGTCTCCAAGGCCGAGAGCGGCGCCTCCACGCCGCCCTCCGACACGCAGACGCAGGCGTGCGTGAACGGTCTGGACACCATCAATCGCACGGAGCTGGCCTGCAACAACACGGTGCTGGGCTCCCAGATGCAG CTCCAGCTGGGGCGGGTCACCCGGGTCCAGAAACACAGGAAGATCCTGCGAGCGGCCAGGAACCTGGAGGCGGACACGCTCATCATCGAGTACCGGGGGAAGGTCATGCTCCGGCAGCAGTTTGAAGTCAACgggcatttctttaaaaa GCCTTACCCCTTCGTCTTGTTCTACTCCAAATTCAACGACGTGGAGATGTGCGTTGACGCGAGGACGTTCGGAAACGACGCACGCTTCATCAGGAGGTCCTGCACCCCGAACGCTGAG GTCAGACACATGATTGCCGAGGGGATGATCCACCTTTGCATCTACGCCATCAGCCCGATTGCTAAGGACACGGAGGTCACCATTGGCTTTGACTACGAGTACAGCAGCTG CAACTATAAGGTGGACTGCGCCTGCCATAAAGGCAACCAGAACTGCCCTGTGCAGAAGCACAACCTGAGCCCCATGGAGAGCTTCCTGAACCCCACTGCTCTCGCTCTTCCCTCTCCTGCTGTTGGCACGGAGACGCGGCGCAGGAAAGCCCAGAGGAAGGAGCTGGAGAGCTGCCTGGCCAGCAATGGCACGCTGACCCCAGACCAGCAGCCAGAGGGCAGGGACCTGCAGGGAGTCAGCGACACCGAG GAGAAAACGCTGACTGAGGTCAAACCAGAAGACGGAGAAGTGGATGAAAATGGGATCGGCTGTAGTAAAAGA GCTCCAACCAGGCGAAGAGTGACGGGAGCTGAAGTGAAGGACGAGGTGGGGGACACTGAGGACAGGACGGGAAACCCTCCGGAGACACCTTCTGTCCCACACAGCTCTGGAGTGGGAGTCAGCACACGCCGGACCACCTACTTCACG GAGAACCCTCCTGGTGAGGACAAGCCACCAGCAGCCACCCTCCCCGCCCTGCCTGCTCCTCCCAAGCCCACCAGGCCCGCCAAGCCCCGGCCCAAGAGCCGGATTTCTCGCTACCGCTCGAGCTCGTCGCAGCGCGCTCGGCGCCAACGCCAGGCCCTGGCCCAGCAGCAGGCAGCGGCGGCCGCTGCGGCAGCAGCGATGTCCTCTGCGCAGGCGGTGGCCGACCAGGGGGCCGCTCTGCACGATGAAGGGTCTCAGTGCCAACACGGGGCCGAACACAGCCATGGAGACGGTGGTCAGGGAGCTCATCTCCTGGACGGAGACGCCCAGGGTCCCAACAGCATACACAAAGGCAGTGTGCGCTACCCCAAGACAAAGAAG TACCTCGTCACGGAGTGGTTGAACGACAAAGTCCCTGGAGGGGAGAAGCTCCAGCAGGAGGTGCCTGTTGAGCGGCCCCTGCGGATAACCACAGACCCCACAGTGTTGGCCACCACCCTCAACATGCTGCCGGGCCTGTCCCACTCATCACTCATCTGCACAGCCCCCAGACACTACGTCCGATTCGGCTCCCCGTTCACCCCCGAGAGGCGCCGACCCCGACCGCTGCAGATGGATGGCACCTATGGCTGCTACAAAAAG AGATGGATCAAACAGGTGGAGGATGAAAGCTGTTCCAACAGCGTGGAGGACGGAACGGAGTCCACCTCCTcccagcagagctccagcagcCGCTCCACCCCCAACCCGCTCTGCAGCG atGTCGGTGCACCGTTTAAAAAGCGGCATCACAAGTACGCAGCTGAGACCATGCCAGCGTCCTCGGACCACCTGCTTCGCCCGCTTTCACCGATCACGCCGCCACTTCCTGAAGACTCTCTCCACCCGCTGCTCCACCCACCGTGTGGCTCTGTGCTGCCCAACGGCCTGGTCTACTCCCCGATGCCCTCACAACCCACAAGCCGCTGCAACACACCGCTTCAGTTTGAA GACATATCGTCCTCTGAGGCATCGCCTGTACACCGGCCTGAGTCCATCTCTCCAGAA CCGTCTCTTCAGGCCGACTTTGACGCTTCTCGACCTCCGTTTCTGGACCTGTCCCTCCCGTCCAGCCTGGAGAGTCCCAGGGCTGTGACCTCTGACGACTTTCCTGGGGTCGCTTCAGGCCAAGACTCCCAAGGCCAGTCATCCGCGGGCGGCGTCCCGCTGAACCTGCTGTCATGCTCTTCCTTGGACTCCAAAAGCAGGGAGAAGGCCTTAAGGACAGAGTTCAACCTCATTTACACCTGCTCCCCCCTCAACGCAAACCTGGGGAATCCCCTGAGCACAGAGCGCCATCATTCCCAGGTGGACGGAGCTTTCTCTCCCGCAGATTCCTTCCACAGTTCGCTCAGTGGACAGGGCCTGGTCGGAGACATGGGCTCCGGCTCGCTGTCTCCTTTTGGGGAGAGCCATTACGGAGCGGCCTACCCAGACAGGAGCACTTCGCCTCACACCAGCAACCCCCCGCAGAAAAAGAAG AGGGCCAACCAGCATACCATTAGTCTGCTGACAGGACAGGCAGAATACCAGCCTATAGCTGTAAGAAGTGAAAACAAGCCAGTACATAATATG GTGTCTCTGCTGGAGTACCGGAAGAGGAAGCAAGGCGGTAGCAGCAACAGAGCAGGTGAACCAGTAGCCAGGAACATCGCCCCCACCCAGCTGGACTCCTACTGCAGCAAGGAACCCCACCCGGCCCACTCCTACCAGCAGATGCAGCCCCCTTCCTCCCCACACTCCACAGCTCTGGTCCCACACCTGGAGGAGGTCAGCCCACCGGACCACCACAGGGCGCCGCTCAAGCCCAGGCGGCAGGAGTGCAGCAACCAGTG GATGGTCCCCACCACGGTGGAGCGCCTGAGGGAGGGCCAGCGCGTGCTGAGAAGCATCAAGATGGATCGGGTCTACAGACGGAGTGACGGCTCAGCAGATGCAGAGCCAG ATGCGGAACGATACGAGCGAAGAGGAGGAGCCCTGGCTGCTTCCACCAAGAGCCCCCACAGATACAGCCCCCCCCTCTACGCACAGCAG TCAGCAGAAGTCCTCCCAGAGACAGACGGCCCATCCTTCACCCATCCCACAGCCAGTTCTCCGTTCCAGAGCTCCTCCACCCAGAGCTTCTACCCTCGCTTCTCCTCTTCCCACCCGGGGCCGTCCCAGGATCCCCAGAGCTCCTACTGCAGTCCCCCCCCTACACAGCCCGCCAGTGATGGACCCCCCAGCTACAGCAGCAGCCACCTAAAGACAGGCTTCCtcggcagcagcagtttgttggAGGGGGCCGCTCCAGGCCCACGGACCCAGGGACAGACTAAGGTAGACGTGGGCCCTCAGGCTTCCAGAGGGGGTCAACAACAGGCGGCTGTCAGCCTGAAGATGAACAGCCCGGGGCAGGCGGGGCAGCCGGCTGGCTCCAGGCTAGCAGGACCCTCCCCACACTACCCCCAGCAGTTCCAGCACCCCCCCCACCAGGGGCCTGGAGTAAGGACGCAGTCAGGAAGCTTCTAG
- the setd5 gene encoding SET domain-containing protein 5 isoform X2 — protein sequence MLECVCVCVCVCVCVCVCVCVCVCVCVRVDLFYLMKFVCVFSPESVEASPAVNEKNYNNHSCGSAQNHGYRGLPYADHNYGAPPPPTPPASPLSQTIIPRMDLNGMVRSSHYHEPRAEHSADSDSSSEEDVAVSSWCRCSPTPDGVHLKCTCRELDRRKGVEGAHRKQENVSAGESSVTESGDEEVSPSTVSYTATQHTPTSIKLTVNRVKRSKSKKRKKSTERGRGTPKPKKVKAFRQGSRKSMRMKNSTSEASVLDENTAEGWESRIRQWTDQYEEALSNQYSADIQTLLELHRSACASVSKAESGASTPPSDTQTQACVNGLDTINRTELACNNTVLGSQMQLQLGRVTRVQKHRKILRAARNLEADTLIIEYRGKVMLRQQFEVNGHFFKKPYPFVLFYSKFNDVEMCVDARTFGNDARFIRRSCTPNAEVRHMIAEGMIHLCIYAISPIAKDTEVTIGFDYEYSSCNYKVDCACHKGNQNCPVQKHNLSPMESFLNPTALALPSPAVGTETRRRKAQRKELESCLASNGTLTPDQQPEGRDLQGVSDTEEKTLTEVKPEDGEVDENGIGCSKRAPTRRRVTGAEVKDEVGDTEDRTGNPPETPSVPHSSGVGVSTRRTTYFTENPPGEDKPPAATLPALPAPPKPTRPAKPRPKSRISRYRSSSSQRARRQRQALAQQQAAAAAAAAAMSSAQAVADQGAALHDEGSQCQHGAEHSHGDGGQGAHLLDGDAQGPNSIHKGSVRYPKTKKYLVTEWLNDKVPGGEKLQQEVPVERPLRITTDPTVLATTLNMLPGLSHSSLICTAPRHYVRFGSPFTPERRRPRPLQMDGTYGCYKKRWIKQVEDESCSNSVEDGTESTSSQQSSSSRSTPNPLCSDVGAPFKKRHHKYAAETMPASSDHLLRPLSPITPPLPEDSLHPLLHPPCGSVLPNGLVYSPMPSQPTSRCNTPLQFEDISSSEASPVHRPESISPEPSLQADFDASRPPFLDLSLPSSLESPRAVTSDDFPGVASGQDSQGQSSAGGVPLNLLSCSSLDSKSREKALRTEFNLIYTCSPLNANLGNPLSTERHHSQVDGAFSPADSFHSSLSGQGLVGDMGSGSLSPFGESHYGAAYPDRSTSPHTSNPPQKKKRANQHTISLLTGQAEYQPIAVRSENKPVHNMVSLLEYRKRKQGGSSNRAGEPVARNIAPTQLDSYCSKEPHPAHSYQQMQPPSSPHSTALVPHLEEVSPPDHHRAPLKPRRQECSNQWMVPTTVERLREGQRVLRSIKMDRVYRRSDGSADAEPDAERYERRGGALAASTKSPHRYSPPLYAQQSAEVLPETDGPSFTHPTASSPFQSSSTQSFYPRFSSSHPGPSQDPQSSYCSPPPTQPASDGPPSYSSSHLKTGFLGSSSLLEGAAPGPRTQGQTKVDVGPQASRGGQQQAAVSLKMNSPGQAGQPAGSRLAGPSPHYPQQFQHPPHQGPGVRTQSGSF from the exons ATgttagagtgtgtgtgtgtgtgtgtgtgtgtgtgtgtgtgtgtgtgtgtgtgtgtgtgtgtgtgtgtgtgtgtgtgtgtgcgcgttgACTTGTTTTACCTGAtgaagtttgtttgtgtttttagccCTGAGTCAGTTGAAGCAAGCCCTGCAGTGAATGAGAAGAActacaacaaccacagctgtggTAGTGCACAGAATCATGGGTATCGGGGACTCCCATATGCT GATCACAACTATGGCGCGCCCCCTCCCCCTACCCCACCCGCCTCTCCGCTTTCCCAAACCATCATTCCCCGCATGGACCTCAACGGCATGGTCCGCAGCTCCCATTACCACGAACCCCGGGCCGAGCACTCCGCCGACAGCGACAGTTCCTCCGAGGAGGACGTGGCAGTGAGCAGCTGGTGCCGCTGCAGCCCCACGCCAGACGGCGTGCACCTCAAATGCACCTGCAG GGAGCTGGACAGGAGGAAAGGAGTAGAGGGCGCCCACAGAAAGCAAGAGAATGTTTCAG ctggaGAGAGCAGTGTGACAGAAAGTGGTGATGAAGAGGTTTCTCCCTCCACCGTCTCCTACACGGCCACCCAGCACACCCCCACCAGCATCAAACTGACCGTCAACCGGGTCAAGAGGAGCAAATccaagaaaaggaagaaaagcacGGAGCGAGGCCGCGGAACGCCCAAGCCAAAGAAAGTCAAG GCTTTCAGACAGGGTTCCAGGAAATCCATGAGGATGAAG AACTCCACGTCCGAGGCCAGCGTGCTGGACGAGAACACGGCCGAGGGCTGGGAGAGCCGCATCCGCCAGTGGACAGACCAGTATGAGGAGGCCCTCTCCAACCAGTACAGCGCCGACATCCAGACGCTGCTGGAGCTGCACCGCTCCGCCTGCGCCTCCGTCTCCAAGGCCGAGAGCGGCGCCTCCACGCCGCCCTCCGACACGCAGACGCAGGCGTGCGTGAACGGTCTGGACACCATCAATCGCACGGAGCTGGCCTGCAACAACACGGTGCTGGGCTCCCAGATGCAG CTCCAGCTGGGGCGGGTCACCCGGGTCCAGAAACACAGGAAGATCCTGCGAGCGGCCAGGAACCTGGAGGCGGACACGCTCATCATCGAGTACCGGGGGAAGGTCATGCTCCGGCAGCAGTTTGAAGTCAACgggcatttctttaaaaa GCCTTACCCCTTCGTCTTGTTCTACTCCAAATTCAACGACGTGGAGATGTGCGTTGACGCGAGGACGTTCGGAAACGACGCACGCTTCATCAGGAGGTCCTGCACCCCGAACGCTGAG GTCAGACACATGATTGCCGAGGGGATGATCCACCTTTGCATCTACGCCATCAGCCCGATTGCTAAGGACACGGAGGTCACCATTGGCTTTGACTACGAGTACAGCAGCTG CAACTATAAGGTGGACTGCGCCTGCCATAAAGGCAACCAGAACTGCCCTGTGCAGAAGCACAACCTGAGCCCCATGGAGAGCTTCCTGAACCCCACTGCTCTCGCTCTTCCCTCTCCTGCTGTTGGCACGGAGACGCGGCGCAGGAAAGCCCAGAGGAAGGAGCTGGAGAGCTGCCTGGCCAGCAATGGCACGCTGACCCCAGACCAGCAGCCAGAGGGCAGGGACCTGCAGGGAGTCAGCGACACCGAG GAGAAAACGCTGACTGAGGTCAAACCAGAAGACGGAGAAGTGGATGAAAATGGGATCGGCTGTAGTAAAAGA GCTCCAACCAGGCGAAGAGTGACGGGAGCTGAAGTGAAGGACGAGGTGGGGGACACTGAGGACAGGACGGGAAACCCTCCGGAGACACCTTCTGTCCCACACAGCTCTGGAGTGGGAGTCAGCACACGCCGGACCACCTACTTCACG GAGAACCCTCCTGGTGAGGACAAGCCACCAGCAGCCACCCTCCCCGCCCTGCCTGCTCCTCCCAAGCCCACCAGGCCCGCCAAGCCCCGGCCCAAGAGCCGGATTTCTCGCTACCGCTCGAGCTCGTCGCAGCGCGCTCGGCGCCAACGCCAGGCCCTGGCCCAGCAGCAGGCAGCGGCGGCCGCTGCGGCAGCAGCGATGTCCTCTGCGCAGGCGGTGGCCGACCAGGGGGCCGCTCTGCACGATGAAGGGTCTCAGTGCCAACACGGGGCCGAACACAGCCATGGAGACGGTGGTCAGGGAGCTCATCTCCTGGACGGAGACGCCCAGGGTCCCAACAGCATACACAAAGGCAGTGTGCGCTACCCCAAGACAAAGAAG TACCTCGTCACGGAGTGGTTGAACGACAAAGTCCCTGGAGGGGAGAAGCTCCAGCAGGAGGTGCCTGTTGAGCGGCCCCTGCGGATAACCACAGACCCCACAGTGTTGGCCACCACCCTCAACATGCTGCCGGGCCTGTCCCACTCATCACTCATCTGCACAGCCCCCAGACACTACGTCCGATTCGGCTCCCCGTTCACCCCCGAGAGGCGCCGACCCCGACCGCTGCAGATGGATGGCACCTATGGCTGCTACAAAAAG AGATGGATCAAACAGGTGGAGGATGAAAGCTGTTCCAACAGCGTGGAGGACGGAACGGAGTCCACCTCCTcccagcagagctccagcagcCGCTCCACCCCCAACCCGCTCTGCAGCG atGTCGGTGCACCGTTTAAAAAGCGGCATCACAAGTACGCAGCTGAGACCATGCCAGCGTCCTCGGACCACCTGCTTCGCCCGCTTTCACCGATCACGCCGCCACTTCCTGAAGACTCTCTCCACCCGCTGCTCCACCCACCGTGTGGCTCTGTGCTGCCCAACGGCCTGGTCTACTCCCCGATGCCCTCACAACCCACAAGCCGCTGCAACACACCGCTTCAGTTTGAA GACATATCGTCCTCTGAGGCATCGCCTGTACACCGGCCTGAGTCCATCTCTCCAGAA CCGTCTCTTCAGGCCGACTTTGACGCTTCTCGACCTCCGTTTCTGGACCTGTCCCTCCCGTCCAGCCTGGAGAGTCCCAGGGCTGTGACCTCTGACGACTTTCCTGGGGTCGCTTCAGGCCAAGACTCCCAAGGCCAGTCATCCGCGGGCGGCGTCCCGCTGAACCTGCTGTCATGCTCTTCCTTGGACTCCAAAAGCAGGGAGAAGGCCTTAAGGACAGAGTTCAACCTCATTTACACCTGCTCCCCCCTCAACGCAAACCTGGGGAATCCCCTGAGCACAGAGCGCCATCATTCCCAGGTGGACGGAGCTTTCTCTCCCGCAGATTCCTTCCACAGTTCGCTCAGTGGACAGGGCCTGGTCGGAGACATGGGCTCCGGCTCGCTGTCTCCTTTTGGGGAGAGCCATTACGGAGCGGCCTACCCAGACAGGAGCACTTCGCCTCACACCAGCAACCCCCCGCAGAAAAAGAAG AGGGCCAACCAGCATACCATTAGTCTGCTGACAGGACAGGCAGAATACCAGCCTATAGCTGTAAGAAGTGAAAACAAGCCAGTACATAATATG GTGTCTCTGCTGGAGTACCGGAAGAGGAAGCAAGGCGGTAGCAGCAACAGAGCAGGTGAACCAGTAGCCAGGAACATCGCCCCCACCCAGCTGGACTCCTACTGCAGCAAGGAACCCCACCCGGCCCACTCCTACCAGCAGATGCAGCCCCCTTCCTCCCCACACTCCACAGCTCTGGTCCCACACCTGGAGGAGGTCAGCCCACCGGACCACCACAGGGCGCCGCTCAAGCCCAGGCGGCAGGAGTGCAGCAACCAGTG GATGGTCCCCACCACGGTGGAGCGCCTGAGGGAGGGCCAGCGCGTGCTGAGAAGCATCAAGATGGATCGGGTCTACAGACGGAGTGACGGCTCAGCAGATGCAGAGCCAG ATGCGGAACGATACGAGCGAAGAGGAGGAGCCCTGGCTGCTTCCACCAAGAGCCCCCACAGATACAGCCCCCCCCTCTACGCACAGCAG TCAGCAGAAGTCCTCCCAGAGACAGACGGCCCATCCTTCACCCATCCCACAGCCAGTTCTCCGTTCCAGAGCTCCTCCACCCAGAGCTTCTACCCTCGCTTCTCCTCTTCCCACCCGGGGCCGTCCCAGGATCCCCAGAGCTCCTACTGCAGTCCCCCCCCTACACAGCCCGCCAGTGATGGACCCCCCAGCTACAGCAGCAGCCACCTAAAGACAGGCTTCCtcggcagcagcagtttgttggAGGGGGCCGCTCCAGGCCCACGGACCCAGGGACAGACTAAGGTAGACGTGGGCCCTCAGGCTTCCAGAGGGGGTCAACAACAGGCGGCTGTCAGCCTGAAGATGAACAGCCCGGGGCAGGCGGGGCAGCCGGCTGGCTCCAGGCTAGCAGGACCCTCCCCACACTACCCCCAGCAGTTCCAGCACCCCCCCCACCAGGGGCCTGGAGTAAGGACGCAGTCAGGAAGCTTCTAG